In Bacillota bacterium, the following proteins share a genomic window:
- a CDS encoding NAD(P)H-dependent oxidoreductase subunit E, translating to MEENKKKPGPLMPTLHEAQKIFGCIPLHIQKIISKELNESISKINGVVTFYGQFSIEPKGKTIISVCLGTACYVRGSQGILDAFSDDLKIKIGETSHDGEFTLQATRCIGACGLAPVFTVNEIVYGNGSVQKAKEVLKGMK from the coding sequence ATGGAAGAGAATAAGAAAAAGCCGGGTCCATTAATGCCTACACTACATGAAGCACAAAAAATATTTGGTTGCATTCCCTTGCACATCCAAAAAATTATTTCAAAAGAGTTAAATGAAAGTATTTCAAAAATCAATGGAGTTGTGACCTTTTATGGTCAATTCTCAATTGAACCAAAAGGGAAAACCATCATTAGCGTTTGTTTAGGGACGGCGTGTTACGTTAGAGGATCTCAAGGAATTCTTGATGCATTTTCTGATGACTTAAAAATTAAAATTGGTGAGACATCTCATGATGGTGAGTTTACATTACAAGCAACTAGATGCATTGGTGCTTGTGGATTAGCTCCAGTCTTTACAGTAAATGAAATTGTTTATGGAAACGGTTCTGTTCAAAAAGCAAAAGAAGTTTTAAAAGGAATGAAATAA
- a CDS encoding DUF5011 domain-containing protein produces the protein MKKLGVFVLSILIILFSFKSEVCAQTLNYLPGGDNYLTVDLFEFDGPFYSTDGTFLIKPYTDYIMTVSQTYFNQLVNEDVLFEILYYDDEMLLESSAVLAGDFSFVGNENTMSYLFKTPTNTNYAFLSFYNINDYFMSSGFDEVILEEGSSFDGFESYSEGTIMDTEAPCFEIFGIVLSYVHSPITSLEILSALQAYDDIDGDVSNRIVIISDDYEINKSVLGTYVITFEVSDLSGNSTQIDISVEVVDILKPVFSDIETIEVAFPNSLTISEIVSLIHASDNYDGDITTNIVLTEDNYSSSNFEIGNYNLIFQVSDSSGNTEYYTVFIDVIDNEFPIFSGITSIIVGYDTRLYLEDILQGLSISDNYDNSEDLEIVLISENYFSNYQLLGNYQMVFKVEDSSGNITEQIVSITVVDEIGPAVYFDFSVIQVYSDTILELSDLTNLFIQSKELNALLNYEVVIQYDSYTAHASTPGMYQLSLDYKSDDGLIFSKTVQVLVKDRSSDYYYEAPIATNPPEIGFWEENKAAITGIALSFIAICSNLVWFLIYKKK, from the coding sequence TTGTTTTAAGTATTTTAATTATACTTTTTTCTTTTAAATCTGAAGTGTGTGCACAAACGTTAAACTATTTGCCTGGAGGTGATAATTATTTAACAGTTGATTTGTTTGAATTTGATGGGCCATTTTATTCGACTGATGGGACTTTTTTGATAAAACCATATACAGATTATATTATGACTGTTTCACAAACCTATTTTAATCAACTCGTAAATGAAGATGTTTTATTTGAGATTTTGTATTATGATGACGAGATGTTGCTTGAAAGTAGTGCTGTATTGGCGGGAGATTTTAGTTTCGTTGGAAACGAAAATACAATGAGCTATCTGTTTAAAACGCCAACAAATACCAATTATGCTTTTCTTAGTTTTTACAATATAAATGATTATTTTATGTCTTCTGGGTTTGATGAAGTCATATTAGAGGAAGGTTCTTCCTTTGATGGATTTGAGTCATATTCTGAAGGAACGATTATGGATACAGAAGCCCCGTGTTTTGAAATTTTTGGGATTGTTCTTTCCTATGTTCATTCACCCATTACTTCGCTTGAAATTTTATCAGCTTTACAAGCATATGATGATATTGATGGAGATGTTTCAAACAGAATTGTTATTATTAGTGATGATTATGAAATAAACAAATCTGTTCTTGGAACTTACGTTATCACATTTGAAGTGTCAGATTTAAGTGGGAACTCCACTCAAATCGACATTTCTGTAGAAGTAGTAGATATTCTTAAACCAGTATTTTCTGATATAGAGACAATTGAAGTAGCGTTTCCAAATAGTTTGACTATATCAGAAATCGTTTCTCTAATACATGCAAGCGATAATTATGATGGGGATATAACTACAAACATTGTATTGACAGAAGATAATTATTCTAGCAGTAATTTTGAAATTGGAAATTATAATTTAATCTTTCAGGTAAGCGATTCATCGGGAAATACGGAATATTATACAGTTTTTATTGATGTGATTGACAATGAATTTCCTATATTTTCGGGAATAACTTCGATTATTGTTGGATATGATACTAGGTTGTACCTAGAAGATATTTTACAAGGGTTAAGCATTAGCGATAATTATGATAATTCTGAAGATTTAGAAATAGTTCTAATATCCGAAAATTATTTTAGTAATTATCAACTATTAGGGAATTATCAAATGGTTTTTAAAGTGGAAGATTCAAGTGGGAATATAACAGAACAAATTGTGTCTATTACAGTTGTTGATGAAATTGGACCTGCTGTCTATTTTGATTTTTCTGTTATTCAAGTTTATTCTGATACAATACTTGAGTTATCCGATTTAACCAATTTATTCATTCAGTCCAAAGAATTAAATGCATTATTAAATTACGAAGTTGTTATTCAGTATGATTCTTATACAGCTCACGCATCAACTCCTGGCATGTATCAATTATCACTTGATTATAAATCTGATGATGGGCTTATCTTCTCAAAAACAGTACAAGTATTAGTGAAAGACAGATCTTCTGATTATTATTATGAAGCTCCAATTGCTACCAATCCACCTGAAATAGGGTTTTGGGAAGAAAATAAAGCAGCAATTACCGGGATAGCGCTATCATTTATCGCTATATGTTCAAATCTTGTCTGGTTTTTAATATACAAAAAAAAGTAA